A stretch of the Deltaproteobacteria bacterium genome encodes the following:
- a CDS encoding heme-binding protein, with translation MAIPGEKAIQMVRSAHAQAAQLEIAVTAVVVDQSGRMIALGRMDKARPITVEIALNKAYTAASFQQPTKDLSNVANQAWFQSLVVSSSGKVMPGGGAVPVVEGGNVVGAIAVSGGTDDQDQKCAEVALASYQ, from the coding sequence ATGGCTATCCCTGGAGAAAAAGCGATTCAAATGGTGCGCAGCGCGCACGCGCAGGCGGCGCAGTTGGAGATCGCCGTCACAGCGGTGGTGGTCGATCAAAGCGGACGCATGATCGCGCTGGGGCGCATGGACAAGGCGCGGCCGATTACGGTGGAAATCGCGCTCAACAAAGCCTACACCGCGGCGAGTTTTCAGCAGCCGACCAAAGATCTCTCCAACGTTGCCAATCAAGCATGGTTTCAAAGTCTGGTCGTTTCAAGCAGCGGCAAGGTCATGCCCGGCGGCGGTGCCGTACCCGTTGTCGAGGGCGGCAACGTCGTCGGTGCCATCGCCGTATCGGGCGGCACCGACGATCAGGATCAAAAATGCGCCGAAGTGGCGCTGGCGAGTTATCAATGA
- a CDS encoding 4Fe-4S dicluster domain-containing protein, translated as MSKAEKIEPEIKADSSKEFATPYLGRTVRIVDKFENVDMNQSPHPKNQRGELGKPLFNWYHNTVSKDPLTRVSAPNHFADRRHFLSTVVNQAAKGKVNPQKVSVDDPQAMARHIKAVAKYMGADICRIAKTHPNYLYAPGGGRYVQDGTAKDDFQSDSVEDMARRFPYIVVATTAWDYNKLQAHRHLIGDAAYHISQIKGNMILKALEGYIKELGYNALRGVAVPQAAGIASGVGELGRNGLVISKEFGARVHMPDPIVTDLPLEADEPIDIGVDDFCKICRKCANTCPTNSIPVGDKVVHNGVEKYKINWLTCYKLRPYVHDYWGSCLTCAAVCPYTKPNVWWHHLATWSLHNSPYSARPLVVKFLKWIDDKFWGLARTARVTWLGYDSGIKPGEHACTVAGCTASHDKAGSGAVTGSTGYYAPLKENTNRFVKREP; from the coding sequence ATGTCCAAAGCAGAAAAAATCGAACCGGAAATAAAAGCCGATTCCAGCAAGGAATTCGCCACTCCCTATCTCGGCCGCACGGTGCGCATCGTCGACAAGTTCGAAAACGTCGACATGAACCAATCGCCGCATCCGAAAAATCAGCGCGGCGAGTTGGGCAAGCCGCTATTCAACTGGTACCACAACACGGTCTCGAAAGATCCGCTGACGCGGGTGTCGGCGCCGAACCACTTTGCCGACCGGCGCCATTTCTTGAGCACGGTGGTCAACCAGGCAGCCAAGGGCAAAGTCAATCCGCAGAAAGTTTCCGTCGACGATCCGCAGGCGATGGCGCGCCATATCAAAGCGGTCGCCAAGTACATGGGCGCCGACATTTGCCGCATCGCCAAGACCCATCCAAACTATCTCTATGCACCCGGTGGGGGTCGCTACGTCCAGGACGGCACGGCGAAAGATGATTTTCAGAGCGATTCTGTCGAAGACATGGCGCGCCGGTTTCCTTACATCGTCGTCGCCACCACGGCTTGGGATTACAACAAGCTGCAAGCACATCGGCATCTGATCGGCGACGCGGCGTATCACATCTCGCAGATCAAAGGGAACATGATCCTCAAAGCCCTGGAAGGCTACATCAAAGAGTTGGGCTACAACGCACTGCGCGGCGTGGCGGTGCCACAGGCGGCGGGCATCGCGTCGGGTGTCGGTGAGCTGGGGCGCAACGGTCTGGTCATCAGTAAAGAGTTCGGCGCACGCGTCCACATGCCCGATCCGATTGTCACCGATCTGCCACTCGAGGCCGACGAACCGATTGACATCGGCGTCGATGATTTCTGCAAGATCTGCCGCAAGTGCGCCAACACCTGTCCGACCAACAGCATCCCTGTTGGCGACAAGGTCGTCCACAACGGCGTCGAAAAATACAAGATCAACTGGCTGACCTGTTATAAGCTGCGGCCTTACGTGCACGACTACTGGGGCAGCTGCCTGACCTGCGCCGCGGTTTGCCCGTACACCAAACCGAACGTGTGGTGGCACCATCTAGCTACCTGGTCGCTGCACAACTCTCCTTACAGCGCGCGGCCGCTGGTGGTGAAATTTCTCAAATGGATCGATGACAAATTCTGGGGATTGGCGCGCACAGCTCGCGTTACCTGGCTGGGTTATGACTCGGGCATCAAGCCGGGCGAGCACGCTTGCACGGTGGCCGGCTGCACCGCGTCCCATGACAAGGCAGGTTCCGGCGCCGTTACGGGCAGCACCGGCTACTACGCGCCGCTCAAAGAAAACACCAACCGTTTCGTTAAGCGGGAACCGTAA